Sequence from the Flavobacterium sp. J372 genome:
CCGCAGCATCGCTTGAAAGTTTTTCTTTAGCTTTCATCCAGGCTGTATGCTCTTCGGCTTTAAGGGAAGCCATATTCACACTTTCAATTGTTTTCTCAAGCTCTCCGGCAAGGGAAGCTGCTTGCTTGGCATCCGATTTTACAAGCGCCTGTTGCAGCCTGAAATAATTTGTCATTACAGGAGCAAGAGCTGTCGGCTGCGCATCAGCGGCAATACTACCATTATGTCCAGAATGTTGGGAACCGTCCATGGCGTGGGAGCCATTAGAGCCCGCTTTATCTTCAACAGCAGCAATGCCTGCACGCTCGTACTGGCAGCAGCCATGAAGGTTGTTGTAAGCTTCCTCAGGAGCGAGGAACTTTTCATTATCGTAGCCGGCAAGGGCAATACGTTTCAGTACCTGGTCAGCAGTGGTTTTTTGGGGATCATAGGTGATGGTCGCAACCTGTTTATCCTTATCCCATTCTACCTGGGATTCTTTTTTTACAGTACCTGCTTTCTCGATGGTGGCCTCACACATACCGCAATTGCCGGAGACCTTTGCCGTTATAGTTTCTGCATTTTTTATCTGTGCATGCACATGGAATGATGATGCCAATACAAATGCTGGCACCACAAGCTTTCTAAGTAAACTCATGACTTAATATGATTTAAAATAATAGACAATTGGTGCAGCATTCTTTGCCTGATGCGTATGCAAATGCAAAGCAATACAACAGCTGTCCCGAAAGGACGCACTTATGGCTGTTACAAAATGGGTCTAGCTTATTTTTGGCGGTAGCCGAAGGGAATCAATTGCAGATTTAAAAAATGTTTCGGTATACCCGAATCGAACATTTTCATAAAAGTACTCTATAAATTCATGCTTATATTCCTCTGTTATGAAAATCGCGAATGCAAAGCCGGAAGAAGACGGGCAGTTGCAAGAAGAATGCCCGCATTTGCCGTCGCAGTCCTGATCGCCACTGCCGCATGGTGCAGTTTCCATATCCTTTTTCTCGCAGCACTCCTTGCCACAGGATTTTGAAGCTTCTTTATGATGGCCTCCATCCTTTTGCCCACAGGCAAAAGCAATACCGGGGCTCATTAACAGGCCCAGGGTCATCAGTAATATAAAATGAAACTTCTTCAATTGCATGAATTTGATTTACAAAATTAAAGAAAAATCCAGTACACTCTTCTTAACTTTGTTAAAATGTTGTTATTTCTTATAGCGCCCACAATTGCTGCGGCCTTTATAAGTCAAAGATAGTGAATGGGCATGTCGCGCAACTTATGGAATTTTGGATATAATGTATATAATTTTGGGATTTTTACTCCAGGTGATGTTCCCGCAGGGTGTGATTATGAAACCGGGCATAAGCGCTTACAGCCTCTGAAAAGCGTAAAACTTTAAGAAAACTGCCATCTTTAAAGTCAATTTCCGCTTCATAATAATAGTTGTGGACTTCACTAGGGTCCTCAACTTTCTCAATGGTATAGGCAGTGCACCAGAGGGATTGCATCAGCCCTGTAAAGCCCTGCTTATACATTTCTGTTTCTGCGATGGCCATATTACCCATGATCACCGAACATTTATAGCTGTGCTTTTTATTCATGTCTTATATTGCTTGAGTTAATTGGGCTAGTAATTGCCACCGTTCCTTTGGTAAAACTATTGGAACTTCAGTTTCTCGATGAGGTCGAGAAAATAGCTGTCGCTCCAGATATTGAGCACGGCATCGTCTTTTATAAAAGGTATTACATCCGCCTTCACATTCTCCAAATCTACTGCTTTTATTTTATCGTGTAACAGTCCCATAACATCATCGGGGACAAGTTCCCCCCCTTCCCAGTCGCCGGTATCTTTTGCTCTGAGCATAAAGTGGTGCATATCCAGGGGGAT
This genomic interval carries:
- a CDS encoding DUF3347 domain-containing protein; translated protein: MSLLRKLVVPAFVLASSFHVHAQIKNAETITAKVSGNCGMCEATIEKAGTVKKESQVEWDKDKQVATITYDPQKTTADQVLKRIALAGYDNEKFLAPEEAYNNLHGCCQYERAGIAAVEDKAGSNGSHAMDGSQHSGHNGSIAADAQPTALAPVMTNYFRLQQALVKSDAKQAASLAGELEKTIESVNMASLKAEEHTAWMKAKEKLSSDAAGIASSQDLKKQRQLFSTLSENLYTLAKAADLPQSVYYNNCPMFNDGKGANWLSEEKAIKNPYYGSQMLTCGKNIETIE